The Phaseolus vulgaris cultivar G19833 chromosome 5, P. vulgaris v2.0, whole genome shotgun sequence genomic interval GTTGTCTTATCTTCTCATGTGGTGAGCTACGGTGATGAGTTTTATATCATGCAGTTGTTATTTTGAAAACACTGAAAAGGTTTTATTTATCCTAAATAACCATTAAACCATAAAAATATGGGATTGTTTAATGTCACTTCTATGGCTGTTTAATTTTACTTCTTCCCAGTCAAATCTTTTCGCAGTTTTCTTGTGTTCCCACACTATCAAACTAATAAATTATTCACAATCAAATTATCTATTTcgtattaaaagttaaaaatttactatactatttttttaattatgtggTAAAACAATTTATCTATTTTGTATTAAAAGTTATAAATCTTTTTactatactatttttttaattatgtgatgttattaaattttgtaacaatttatataaaatgatatttgGAATTTTTTACCAGTTAATTGTCAATATAAAAATCTTTACTCTAACCATGCAAACTAAATTTTAACCAATCATCCAATTTTCTAAATCATTACAATTAAGTTTCCTTCATCAATTGCAAAAAATCCCTAAATCTTTAACCTTAAGCAAtgttgaaaaggttgaaaacaaaAGGTACAGGAAACTAAAAGTAATACAAAGTAGCTAAAGCATTGGTAAGATTTAAAAGGTACTTGAAACAAATTGTGAATCTCAATGCATACACATTTAGTCATTGACAATTCATTCGTGACTTCACGAGTGAGATACACAAATTACAACCCACATTTTTAtacaaacatattttttttttcatatcatttaaaaccaaatttatcttttattgtatatatttatttctaaaggCATCACAACATCATGAGTTTTATACAAGTTGTCAAAATATCGTTTTCCAATTGGAACTAACTTACACGGCCTTGTTAATAAAATATGCAGACATATGTTACAACAGATAAGTAAAGAACAGGCTGTGGATGAAAAAAAGTGTAAATATTTCAGACAGAATATAGAAAAagttcaaaaataatatttcaacatgtacaaaaatataagtttactcCTAAATTATGTCAGATCAAACAAATTCCCTTTAAACCTAGTTAGAACCAACGATGTTCAGCTAGTCTTAGCTCAGTATACCCATGTCCACCGAGAGGATTTTGAATAAACCTGATACTTAACATTGTTGTAGCGAGAAATCTAAGTGTCTGTGTGTGTGTGATTTTGGACTTCTAGTGGTTAATTTTCACCAGCTTCTAAGGATCTTTCATACATGACGCTTCTAGAAATTAGCCTAGTCCTTAtcaaagaaactccaagaaAGTTCTGCAAAATCCATTAGATACAATAACATATACACCTTTTGTTTCCTAACTTCTCATCTGAATGAATGATATCTGTATCAAACCTGGGGTGCTACTGCTGTCGCAGCCATACCTTTTGGGGGCACTGTCCAGTCTGCAGACTCTGGATATCCATTCATTTCCAGTAAGGATGGTACCTTCCAGTCGTAGGACCATCGTCCTTCTCAGCTCCTTTCCCACTGTCATAGCCACTGGTGCGGTTGAAACTACCATTTCTTCCATATGCATTACCATCTACATGGGGAATAGCGCCACCACCATAAACCCCAGGATTACCAAAAGAATTGAGTCCATATCCGCCATAGCAATACATTGGCCCACCATATCCAAAGCCATAACCATATCCACAATAACCACCATAAACAGTGGCAGCACTTCCACCAAAGCTTCCCTCAAAATAGCCATATGCTCCGTTCATTCCAGAATCTGTATAATGTCCACCTCTTTTTCCATGATTACGATTTCTAGAACTATTCCCACCATATCCATCCATTTCATTGCCAAAACCACCATATGACTTTCGTGAGGTACTGCTGTGATCAACTCCAGATCTTTTGGGCTCAGCTCTCTTAATTTCAACCTATATTTATTGTCAGAAAAGGGTAtcccaaaaaataaataacatcagGTTATGTGCagtagaataataataatatcctATTCTGATTTCAACAGTTTCACTAACCTGCTTGCCTCCAATTTCATGTATTTTTCCCACTGAAAAAACCTTTTCGACTGAATCTTCGTTGTCAAAAGTGACAAATCCAAAGCCTCTAGATCGCCCAGTATTGTGATCTACCATGATTTGGCACTCAATAACATTGCCATAAGGTAAAAAGTATCCCCTCAACTCATCTACAATGTACTCACACAATCCAGTAGTCAAAGACAGAATAAACAAATTCCAATATAACCTAGAAGATTAAAGGCATCTGGTTCACTATACCGTCACTGAAAAGTTGGGGTATTCCCCCTACAAATATCTTCTTTGTTGTTAGTACTCCAATACCTTCCATGTCCTCCCTAGGGACTGTCCTCTTCACTTCTACCTGATCAAACAAAATTGAATGTCATCAGGGGCAAGAATGTGCACTACTACAATGTTTGAGCTGACATGTTCCCAACAAGAAGTTACCACTCTGCCATCAATGGTATGTTCCTGGGCCAAAACTTCATCTGCTACAGCTGAATCGGCAAATGTAACAAAGCCAAATCCACGTGGCCTTCCCGAAAGTTTATTTGTCATTATCACTGAATCTGTTACTTCTCCATATTTGCTgaagtaattaaaaaatgattctgacaaacaaaaagaaaacacatgCTAGAATGagaaaatatatacataaagcAACATAGGTTTCATCTTCCACTACCTTTGAATGGTACCTTTCACTTCAGTAAGGACATATAAATAACAAGTACACAGAAAAATCAATGAATGAATAAACATAATAACACAGTATTTTGCATCAAAGATACTGTGCTTAAGTTGAGTTGCATACATGGCATAAATCAAGGATGAGGGGGAAAACACTACACAAACATTCTGATCCACATTTTAATTGTAATGCTTAATAACATTTCTCACCAAACAACAACCtacaaaatatattaacaaGATAAATGAGACCAGGGCCATGTTCAGGTTCAACTAAGTACTCTTAATCGGTACTTCAGACTCTCTTCAAAAGTCCTAAAAAAATCACCATAGAACAATCAGCACAAGAAATCAATGTTCAAGAAAAACTGAGACAGACTGAAAACTACCAAACAGACTACAGACAATAATGGACAAGTGACTTTCTCTAATCATTGAACTAGTACTGATAGCCTTCTGTAGGTAAGACTATAGCAGTGAACGGGTGTGCAAAGCAGCGCATTTTTCAATAGCAGCCACTGAAGCCGTAATTGCGGCCACTATAGTGCCAACTTCTGGCACTGTAGCAGCACAACAGGAAGCCCTGTCGAAAACTCATTTCCCTAGAAGCTGTGCCATTCACCTCATCCTGGTAATATTTTTCAACTGATAACCAGACTGTGACTCATGTATGTGCATGTTTTAATAGTCAACCTAATTTTTTAATCAAGAATCATAATGTGTATCAAATAGTAAGATTCAGAGGCACTGAAAATAACTTCAGAATATACCTTATACATGATAGATAGTGTTCAGTGCAATCATTTTAAACTAGGAATAACAACTTAACCATAAGTCTCATTAAAACAAATTATGAGTTATGTTTGAGTTTGTGAAGCCTTTTTCTTGGTCCTGCCATGGGTCCCCAGCTCACTGGACCAGAGGCTGGCCCAAATAGTTTTTACACAAGATGGAAATGGAACCCACAAAGTGTGAGCACCGTAGTTTTTTAAGCCTGTACTCTCAAAGAACAAAAACTAGGCAACAAAACATGGAAGTATGGAGCAGGAATTGAATGAATGAGTGACAAATATAGTAGTAGATCAGAAGTGCTCCTCCTTCTCCTTTTCATTTGATAATTTAAGAACAGCCATGCATTGACGagagaaaaaacaaataaatccCTTAAAATAAATTCTCTACTCCAACAATGGAGAACAAGTGAGGATACCTTGAGAAGTCTCCCACGAAATGCCCCCAACGAACAGTTTCCTAAGCAAGagaaaaaccaaaaccaaaTCGTCAAATAACCCACACAAGACTGTAATTGGGAGGAATTGTGGCGCGAAGAACATGCAAGGAAAAACTGAAGATTCAAAACCCCTTTCTCCTCAAAACCCAAGTACCACCACCCACTGCAGAAGTAACTAACCCTGAAGACGGATCACGAGGATTGGAAGAGGGTTTTACGAGCTCATCATTGAAATCACCATGGTAGACGCCAGGTTCAGATTCGAATTGCAAGTGATGTTGAGAAGGATAATAATCCATTGAAGCTTTTTCAGTGTTAAATTGCTCTCTAACCCTACTACAACAACGCCCAAAAAATTGCAATTTCAGAAGATAAAAAATTGCACATGCTATGGAGTTAAAAACCCTAGAAGAAGAACTGTTCAGAAACCTCTCTTTTTCCCTTACCCACTACAGAGCCTTTATCAACACAAAGTTCCACACTGAAAGCCCTGTGGAATTGAATGATAGGTTCTGTAATGTAACTAACAAATATAAAAAGAgtgcaaaaatatataaacaaacaaacaccttttaattctatttatttGCCACTTAAAATTTGTgtcaatttattatttacatttCCAAACTAATAcactttacattttttttaggAAATCTTGCCTGTTCCAATTACTGCATACGAAACAAGTGTTTATTTAtgtaacaaaaaattataataaataaatactttttaatttctgaattatgttaaaattatgataaataacTTATGCAGGATTTTGGTGTATACTTAAAATTGAAACAAGTATTAcatactaattttaaataataataataataaatttgtgatcgtggttttaaattttagattctTGCAaagtacatatttttttttctttttgaatctTTATTATTGTTAACCAATTTTTTACGtcacataattttaataaaaaaaactacttaTAATAGCgtagttttatttaaaatcataataactaataaaaatcaaaatatttttaataacttttatatatgttttattataattttacttCTTATTTTGATAGGAAATATAAGTGTTTTTATCATATAACcataacactaaaaaaattaataaaaaaatttacttttatacgaccattttttaaattttaataacattCTTTTaagtattataataattaatttttgattatatttctatttaaaaaattggaataaaatgatttttttacacTACTAATGATAAAGACAAATAATAAGATACATGTACCTGTGGTACCCGCAATTTATAATTTAGATGTATTTAATAGTATATTAAATAacttgtttaatttattttcaatataattatatattttgaagttacttaatttcaatataaatatgtgtttatatttttattcttttacttTCATTTGACTTTACTTGACTTACTGAAAATATCATCACCAgtataaaaagaacaaaaaataagTGAATGGATAACCCATAGATGACTTCTGATTCtcttaaataagaaaataggTACAATCCTACACTACACTAAACTCAAAGGGTGCACTTTTCTTTAACTTACTATTAAAGATTCACCTAACTTTAAACAGGTTAAGTAATTGTGTTTTGACTCACATTACTACAATTTCAATAtgataaaacagaaaaacaaaaacCCCACTGCTGAAGAGAAAATGTTTGTTCCAAACTGAACCTTCTTCTTCTGGATATGTACTTTTGGAGGTAGATCAAACATGAATTTAGTTCAGTCaccttcttctttcttttgatACCCACTTCCACCTTGTTCTATCAAGATATCCAGCTTGGCAGGACCTATCATGGCAAGAAATAGTAGTGAAGGTGAATCATACACTCTCTTCAGGGCAGCTTTGGTGTTGAATTTGGCCACTGATGGCTTCAGAAGGCTCCAATTGCAGTCCTTCAGGGAAAATTTTACTTTCATAGCTCTGTGGACTTTCATAGCTCTGTGAGGGTGCATGGTGCTATTTGATGGAAGAGATCGAGATCTAGCATGACACACGATGGTATCATGACACAGCTTCATGTTTTGGTGTGAATTTGTTTCATTGATACCTATATAAACACACAAATAAAAGATAAGAACTTAATCTTAAACAATAACAGAGACCCTTAAACATAAATTATGATTCTTCAAGAccaaattcataaattaattttttttcttactcaGATGCCCTGTTTAACAAGTTCCAACCTAACTTGTTTGTCTTTTGGCAGACCATAGGTTTAAATTAGAAGGGTGATGTGCTATGCACCATTGGgcagaaaatatatatttaatgcttaaaatgaagaaatgaaaaatatttatattcataGAAGAAGtttagattataaaataaaattttgaaaatgaatatgGTGGAGTTGCTATATATAAAATGCTAACCTTGGCTTTAATCATCcaattcatcatcatcttcttcaaactcttcctcttcttcttcatcatcttccAACTCCTTATGATCATCTTCATCAGCAACAATGAATCCTTTTAGTgtctcatcatcatcatcatcatcatcttcttcttcttcttcatcagtaGCTCTTTCCTTTCCTTTAGAATTTTCACTAGTTTTGGTATCTTTGTTGCCTCCTTTACTATCTTTTGACCTTGTGGAATACCTGGGCAGCTTACTTTTACGCATACCAACAACAGCCTCCTTATCATCTTCACTTTCACCAGTCCACTCGTCATCTTCATAGATCTTACCCATTTTTCGTTTTCCCTTCATTCTCCTCCTCTCCTTCTCACTATCTTCTTCATCTTGGCTATCCTTTCTAGGTTCCTCGAGGAACCACTCCCAATTCTTCGCATTCCGGATCATCCCCTTGGGATAGTTGTCAAACTCGTGCCCCATCACAAGAAAACCAAACTCTGCATTTTCAAAATCACCAACTTCATAAGTATAATTTAGATCATAGTTACTGAAAAAGTCTACGAAATTACCATAGATATCAATTTGCATACATTGTAAAAACTCTTTATACCGTTCGTATGTACAGTATTTACTCAGGATAATACCTTCAAAAATACCAGCCACCGTGAAATGAAAAAACCAACTTGTTCATGAAAACCACTCTCTCCAATACCCTTTTTTCTAACATGGCTAAAATTTAGTGAAAATTAGAGACCCATTTAAAAAGATGTTTTCTTTAACAAATTTCGACCAGCAAGACTCGTATATTTATTCAGAATAATGCTCAAGAGTGACGCAGGACACAACCTTCCAccgaaaaaaaagtataaacatTCACAGCACAAGCCTCCAACCAAATTCACATTGGAAATGAAGCCCGAAAGCAACAGAGTTAAGAACAAGGAAAGGCAGTGATACCTTTAACGGGATCGATTTCCGAAATTTGAATTTCATCAAGGTTAAGCTGAGGGAGAGGTTGGTTGTTGCTGAGGGTGAAAGAGTACCAGAGGGGTGCGTTGGGAGAGAAGCAGAAACGATCTCCGAGTTGCAACTGACCCTTCTCGAACTTTCTGAAGAGCCGAAGCGCTTCTCCGTCGTACACCCAAAAGGGGTTCTTCCCCATCACTTCGAACGAAACCCTAGCATTAGCATCATCAGCAACATCTGAGTCTGAATGGTGGAGTTTGAAAGATACGTGGCGACGAGAAACCGTGCGGTCGTGGGTGCTGAATCCACAACCTCGTCCAAACACAGTTTTCTCATCATTCACCAGTGCCAATTTGGAACCATCTTCACCCTCCACTTCCACCTCCATGCTTTGATCTTCTTCAGCTCACAAAAagcttctcttttctttatgcTTTCAGTTAACAGTACAAAATTAAACACCAAAAAGCTACCATTCGAAATTCCATGTATACCCCTCCTCCCTTTCCTTTGTATTATTCACtcaattaatcaaaatggacatgtatttattaaaattaaattgtaatGTGTAaggatgaaatttttttattttttttattatttacaatgACAAATTACAACATGGTATACACTTTCTCATTCCACAATGAAAGttgatattcttttatttttcaacaatgtattttttttttaattttcctctaaatagtaattattttttgataatttcttcttgcaccatATTATTTAAGACATGCACCcaacacaaatttaaaattcaacatTGTCTTTGATTTCATTTTTCCGATGGATGCAAAAATCTAGAAATCATTGTTATATACTCTTGATTTTGATATATGGAATATTATTTTCGTACTTTATTTAAGCTTCTGAATGACTATATCCGGAAGTTAGTTATGAGTTCCAAATTTACATATCCAGAATGATATGCTGTAAATTCATTTATGTTTACTTATGGATCTTGTTATGGATCTTAACATCTGGAAGGTCATTTATATTGTTCAAGTAAGCTTTTGGATAGCAAAATCCATAAGTATATTAGTTCTAGACTTATatccatgaaaaaaaaaattaaattattaaagacAAGATCAAAATTTGAATTGATATGATGTTGGAGAATCAGCCTTAATTTTTCCGACCAAAATCATGCATTTATTAAAGGATggaattatttgaaaaaagttATCTggaaaaataatgtaaaagaaTGAGGAGAGAGAGGGTAAAAGGGAGAAAAGAACAATCACTGGCTCTCCCTCTTATCTATAGTGGCAGTGTTGAGAGAGAGTTAGCATAAGGTGTTGGGTGTGGTGTGGGATAAAGTGCAGTCTCTGCGTGTGTTCATGTGTTCCACGTTTTGCTCTCAGATTCCCCATCACTTGAACCTTGCACCCATGATGATCATGAAGCGATTCTCTGCACCCATTTCACCATATGTTTCACCACGAGCTCAAGCTAGTAAGTGCTGTAGTATCATCGTTATTCCTTTCAATTTCTAGTGTCCCTAATCATACTCTTTCAGTAACGGAGCCACCGTCGCGGGTTGGCTTTCTGGGCATCGGAATCATGGGGTCCCCAATGGCCCATAATCTCCTTAAAGCTGGGT includes:
- the LOC137835841 gene encoding uncharacterized protein isoform X1, encoding MEVEVEGEDGSKLALVNDEKTVFGRGCGFSTHDRTVSRRHVSFKLHHSDSDVADDANARVSFEVMGKNPFWVYDGEALRLFRKFEKGQLQLGDRFCFSPNAPLWYSFTLSNNQPLPQLNLDEIQISEIDPVKVGDFENAEFGFLVMGHEFDNYPKGMIRNAKNWEWFLEEPRKDSQDEEDSEKERRRMKGKRKMGKIYEDDEWTGESEDDKEAVVGMRKSKLPRYSTRSKDSKGGNKDTKTSENSKGKERATDEEEEEDDDDDDDETLKGFIVADEDDHKELEDDEEEEEEFEEDDDELDD
- the LOC137835839 gene encoding uncharacterized protein; translated protein: MDYYPSQHHLQFESEPGVYHGDFNDELVKPSSNPRDPSSGKLFVGGISWETSQESFFNYFSKYGEVTDSVIMTNKLSGRPRGFGFVTFADSAVADEVLAQEHTIDGRVVEVKRTVPREDMEGIGVLTTKKIFVGGIPQLFSDDELRGYFLPYGNVIECQIMVDHNTGRSRGFGFVTFDNEDSVEKVFSVGKIHEIGGKQVEIKRAEPKRSGVDHSSTSRKSYGGFGNEMDGYGGNSSRNRNHGKRGGHYTDSGMNGAYGYFEGSFGGSAATVYGGYCGYGYGFGYGGPMYCYGGYGLNSFGNPGVYGGGAIPHVDGNAYGRNGSFNRTSGYDSGKGAEKDDGPTTGRYHPYWK
- the LOC137835841 gene encoding uncharacterized protein isoform X2, which produces MEVEVEGEDGSKLALVNDEKTVFGRGCGFSTHDRTVSRRHVSFKLHHSDSDVADDANARVSFEVMGKNPFWVYDGEALRLFRKFEKGQLQLGDRFCFSPNAPLWYSFTLSNNQPLPQLNLDEIQISEIDPVKEFGFLVMGHEFDNYPKGMIRNAKNWEWFLEEPRKDSQDEEDSEKERRRMKGKRKMGKIYEDDEWTGESEDDKEAVVGMRKSKLPRYSTRSKDSKGGNKDTKTSENSKGKERATDEEEEEDDDDDDDETLKGFIVADEDDHKELEDDEEEEEEFEEDDDELDD